One region of Oxalobacteraceae bacterium OTU3CAMAD1 genomic DNA includes:
- a CDS encoding response regulator, with product MNQTDSIDHAETLVYIVDDEAPLREAISSLLRSVGMRVVAFASVAEFLAEPRADVTSCLLLDVRLQGISGLDFQADLQRDGVALPIIFMTGHGDIPMSVRAMKAGAIDFLAKPFRDQELFDAIDAALRADHARRQRDGALQGLTARYESLTPREREIMALAARGLMNKQIAGEVGTSEITVKIHRGNAMRKMQAKTFADLVRMAEALGLA from the coding sequence ATGAACCAGACTGACTCTATCGACCATGCCGAAACGCTGGTCTACATCGTTGATGACGAGGCGCCGCTGCGCGAGGCCATTTCCAGCCTTCTGCGGTCGGTCGGCATGCGCGTCGTCGCCTTCGCGTCGGTGGCCGAGTTCCTGGCCGAACCGCGCGCCGACGTCACCAGCTGTCTGCTGCTCGACGTGCGTCTGCAGGGTATCAGCGGTCTCGATTTCCAGGCCGACCTGCAGCGCGACGGCGTGGCGCTGCCGATCATCTTCATGACCGGCCATGGCGACATACCGATGTCGGTGCGGGCGATGAAGGCCGGCGCGATCGACTTCCTGGCGAAGCCGTTTCGCGACCAGGAGCTGTTCGACGCGATCGACGCCGCGCTGCGTGCCGACCACGCGCGGCGCCAGCGCGACGGCGCGCTGCAAGGGCTGACCGCGCGCTATGAGAGCCTGACGCCGCGCGAGCGCGAAATCATGGCGCTGGCCGCGCGCGGCCTCATGAACAAGCAGATCGCCGGCGAAGTGGGCACCAGCGAGATCACGGTCAAAATCCATCGCGGCAACGCGATGCGCAAGATGCAGGCCAAGACCTTCGCCGACCTGGTGCGCATGGCCGAAGCGCTCGGCCTGGCTTAA
- a CDS encoding porin, whose product MQKNIIGALALGLLSSSALAQSSVTVYGVADAGLLVERGAAAGNTTKVGSGIGSGSRLGFKGKEDLGGGMVLSFGLENGNNLDTGIPAQGGVLFGRQAYLCLTTPVGAFSVGRQYSPFYKTLNNIADPFQTGFAGNSQNIFANNSRVDNSVEYITPKVAGFSADVLYGYGEVAGDTSKNRSIAGSGTYENGPLTLVLAHQQRDNALATARSRNTMLTARYQFSKVTVHVAHARNKDLLENESKDTLLGFTMRLPVGTLLMSYIDHHDDSALRQDAKQGAIGYLYPLSRRTDLYTAYGHINNRNGASFKVGTATDTGTGTTGFNVGVRHVF is encoded by the coding sequence ATGCAGAAAAATATCATCGGCGCCCTGGCGCTGGGTTTGTTGTCGTCCTCCGCGCTGGCGCAATCGTCGGTCACCGTCTACGGTGTCGCCGATGCCGGCCTGCTGGTCGAACGGGGCGCCGCCGCCGGCAATACCACCAAGGTCGGCAGCGGCATCGGCTCGGGCTCGCGCCTGGGCTTCAAGGGCAAGGAAGACCTGGGCGGCGGCATGGTGCTGTCCTTCGGTCTGGAAAACGGCAACAACCTCGATACCGGCATTCCCGCCCAGGGCGGGGTGCTGTTCGGCCGCCAGGCCTACCTGTGCCTGACCACCCCGGTGGGCGCGTTCAGCGTCGGCCGCCAGTACTCGCCGTTCTACAAAACGCTGAACAACATCGCCGACCCATTCCAGACCGGCTTCGCGGGCAATTCGCAAAACATCTTCGCCAATAACTCGCGGGTCGACAACTCCGTGGAGTACATCACGCCGAAGGTGGCCGGTTTCTCGGCCGACGTCCTGTACGGCTACGGCGAAGTGGCCGGCGACACCAGCAAAAACCGCAGCATCGCCGGCAGCGGCACCTATGAAAACGGTCCCCTGACCCTGGTGCTGGCGCACCAGCAGCGCGATAACGCGCTGGCCACCGCCCGCAGCCGCAACACCATGCTGACGGCGCGCTACCAGTTCTCCAAGGTCACGGTCCACGTGGCGCACGCGCGCAACAAGGACTTGCTGGAGAACGAGAGCAAGGATACGCTGCTGGGCTTCACGATGCGGCTGCCGGTTGGTACGCTGCTGATGTCGTACATCGATCATCATGACGATTCGGCGCTGCGCCAGGACGCCAAGCAGGGCGCGATCGGCTATCTGTATCCGCTGTCGCGCCGCACGGACCTGTACACCGCCTATGGCCATATCAACAACCGCAACGGCGCCAGTTTCAAGGTCGGCACGGCCACCGATACCGGCACCGGCACGACTGGATTCAACGTCGGTGTGCGGCATGTGTTTTAA
- a CDS encoding dicarboxylate/amino acid:cation symporter, with protein MKKKRPLTLYILIAMVLGVAVGYACHQAFPDKKAAADIAGHISIVTDVFLRLIKMIISLLVFSTLAVGIAHLGDGKAAGRIGMKAMGWFVIASLVSLTLGMVLSNLMQLGTHLGLPLPPIDATTGLKTSAFTLKEFVSHMVPKSPIEAMANNEILQVLVFAIFFGSALGALGQSAAKLTAGVDQLAQVMLRITGSIMKLAPLAVFAAMASVITTNGLGILVTFAKFMGGFYLGLVCLWTLLILGGFAFIGKRVFRLIVLIREPFLLAFSTASSEAAYPKLLVALDQFGVQRKISSFVMPMGYSFNLDGSMMYCTFAVLFITQAYGIELSLGTQITMLLLLMVTSKGIAGVPRASLVVIAATLNQFNIPEAGLLLLMGIDQFLDMGRSATNAVGNAVATAVVAKWEGALDEEQAPVSEHGKDSVANIRAA; from the coding sequence GTGAAAAAAAAGCGCCCACTAACGCTGTACATCCTGATCGCCATGGTGTTGGGCGTAGCCGTCGGCTACGCGTGCCACCAGGCTTTCCCCGATAAAAAGGCCGCCGCCGACATCGCCGGCCATATCTCGATCGTGACGGACGTGTTCCTGCGTCTGATCAAAATGATCATTTCGCTGCTGGTGTTTTCGACCCTGGCGGTCGGCATCGCGCATCTGGGCGACGGCAAGGCCGCCGGCCGCATCGGCATGAAGGCCATGGGCTGGTTCGTGATCGCCTCGCTGGTGTCGCTGACCCTGGGCATGGTGCTGTCGAACCTGATGCAGCTCGGTACCCATCTGGGCCTGCCGCTGCCACCGATCGACGCCACCACCGGCCTGAAAACCTCGGCCTTCACGCTCAAGGAATTCGTCAGCCACATGGTGCCGAAGTCGCCGATCGAGGCGATGGCCAACAACGAGATCCTGCAAGTGCTGGTGTTCGCGATCTTCTTCGGCAGCGCCCTGGGCGCGCTGGGACAATCGGCGGCCAAGCTGACCGCCGGCGTCGACCAGCTGGCGCAGGTCATGTTGCGCATCACCGGCAGCATCATGAAGCTGGCGCCGCTGGCGGTGTTCGCGGCGATGGCGTCGGTCATCACCACCAACGGCCTAGGCATCCTGGTCACCTTCGCCAAGTTCATGGGCGGCTTCTATCTGGGCCTGGTGTGTCTGTGGACGCTGCTGATCCTGGGCGGCTTCGCCTTCATCGGCAAGCGTGTGTTCCGCCTGATCGTGTTGATCCGCGAACCGTTCCTGCTGGCGTTTTCGACCGCCAGCTCGGAGGCCGCTTACCCAAAACTGCTGGTGGCGCTGGACCAATTCGGCGTGCAGCGCAAGATCTCCAGCTTCGTCATGCCGATGGGGTATTCGTTCAACCTGGATGGCTCGATGATGTACTGCACGTTCGCCGTGCTGTTCATCACGCAGGCCTATGGCATCGAACTGTCGCTGGGCACCCAGATCACCATGCTGCTGCTGTTGATGGTGACGTCCAAGGGCATCGCGGGCGTGCCGCGCGCATCGCTGGTGGTCATCGCCGCCACGCTCAATCAATTCAATATCCCGGAAGCGGGCCTGCTGCTGTTGATGGGCATCGACCAGTTCCTGGACATGGGCCGTTCCGCCACCAACGCCGTCGGCAACGCAGTGGCCACCGCCGTCGTCGCCAAGTGGGAAGGCGCGCTCGATGAAGAGCAGGCGCCGGTCTCGGAGCACGGCAAGGACAGCGTGGCGAATATCCGCGCCGCTTGA
- a CDS encoding ATP-binding protein yields the protein MAAAPSQTVPPSRPGQRLWRRLTLWVLLLAACLALAIFCWRWAENAAIERLRLSGAQRLDGYALSLENLLAKYDFLPGTLELNKDVIALLQHPGDDALRGEVNEYLEKVNRLSKSTTIYIVNLQGVTQASSNWRERDSFVGDDVSFRPYVRDALRREPGGFYGVGTTRGEPGYFFAHGIYHNGRMLGVATVKVNIEKLEKGWVQGADKVLLADAHGVVFLTSVPEWKYRTLAPLAPAVRQELEASRQYFSHALTPLGMREVRRIDGGASIIAVPDAASDAGPRSNMVSQARSLAPRKWQFVYLSDLAPARASARNVFLFALLVQALLVMLVLYARQRRRLGRQRLRAREDLQRAYDNLETMVAERTSSLQQMTHNLSEENIVRRKAEQKLRQAQSELVQAAKMAVLGQMSAGITHELNQPLTALRTMADNAKVLIERDRLEEAKTNLATISQLVGRMGLITGQLRQFARKADASLRPVPVAAAITAALFLVERRVERERVNFRMSMRSQDVHALCDSNRLEQVLVNLFNNALDAMADSEPRELTVSVERTDERVMIGVADTGPGIPEDIRAHLFEPFFTTKPQGQGLGLGLAISEQIVREFGGLLRVEASATGGARFIIELPLAEQETIDV from the coding sequence ATGGCGGCAGCACCATCGCAGACGGTTCCACCATCGCGGCCTGGCCAGCGGCTTTGGAGGCGACTCACACTGTGGGTGCTGCTGCTGGCCGCCTGTCTGGCGCTGGCGATTTTTTGCTGGCGCTGGGCGGAGAACGCGGCCATCGAGCGGCTGCGCCTGTCCGGGGCGCAGCGGCTCGACGGCTATGCCCTCAGCCTGGAAAACCTGCTGGCCAAGTACGACTTCCTGCCCGGCACCCTGGAGCTGAACAAGGACGTCATCGCCTTGTTGCAGCACCCCGGCGACGACGCGCTGCGCGGGGAAGTCAACGAATACCTGGAGAAGGTCAACCGCCTCTCCAAATCCACCACCATCTACATCGTCAATCTGCAGGGCGTGACGCAGGCGTCGAGCAACTGGCGCGAGCGCGATAGCTTCGTCGGCGACGACGTTTCGTTCCGGCCCTACGTGCGCGACGCGCTGCGCCGCGAACCGGGCGGCTTCTATGGCGTCGGCACCACGCGCGGCGAGCCGGGTTACTTCTTCGCGCACGGGATTTACCACAACGGCCGCATGCTGGGCGTGGCCACGGTCAAGGTCAATATCGAGAAGCTGGAAAAGGGCTGGGTGCAGGGCGCCGACAAGGTGTTGCTGGCGGACGCGCACGGCGTGGTCTTCCTGACCTCCGTCCCCGAATGGAAATACCGCACCTTGGCGCCGCTCGCGCCGGCGGTGCGGCAGGAACTGGAGGCGTCGCGCCAGTATTTTTCGCACGCGCTGACGCCACTGGGCATGCGCGAGGTGCGCCGCATCGACGGCGGCGCCAGCATCATCGCGGTGCCCGATGCGGCCTCCGACGCCGGGCCGCGTTCGAACATGGTAAGCCAGGCCCGCTCGCTGGCGCCGCGCAAATGGCAATTTGTGTACCTGTCCGATCTTGCGCCGGCCAGGGCCAGCGCGCGCAATGTGTTTTTGTTCGCCTTGCTGGTGCAGGCCTTGCTGGTGATGCTGGTGCTGTACGCGCGCCAGCGCCGCCGCCTTGGCCGGCAGCGGCTGCGCGCGCGCGAGGACCTGCAGCGCGCCTACGACAACCTGGAGACGATGGTGGCCGAGCGCACCTCCAGTCTGCAGCAGATGACGCACAACCTGAGCGAAGAGAATATCGTGCGCCGCAAGGCCGAACAAAAACTGCGCCAGGCCCAGAGCGAACTGGTTCAGGCGGCGAAGATGGCGGTGCTGGGGCAGATGTCGGCCGGGATCACGCATGAACTGAACCAGCCGCTGACGGCGCTGCGCACGATGGCCGACAACGCCAAGGTGCTGATCGAGCGTGACCGGCTGGAGGAGGCCAAGACCAATCTGGCGACGATCTCGCAGCTGGTCGGGCGCATGGGACTGATCACCGGCCAGCTGCGCCAGTTCGCGCGCAAGGCCGACGCCAGCCTGCGACCGGTGCCGGTGGCGGCCGCGATCACCGCCGCGCTGTTCCTGGTGGAGCGGCGAGTGGAGCGCGAGCGCGTCAACTTCCGCATGTCGATGCGCAGCCAGGATGTGCACGCGCTTTGCGACAGCAACCGCCTGGAGCAGGTGCTGGTCAATCTGTTTAACAACGCGCTCGACGCGATGGCCGACAGCGAGCCGCGCGAGCTGACCGTCAGCGTCGAGCGCACCGACGAACGCGTGATGATCGGCGTGGCCGACACCGGCCCTGGAATCCCGGAAGACATCCGCGCCCATTTATTCGAACCATTTTTCACCACCAAGCCGCAGGGGCAGGGCCTTGGACTGGGGCTGGCCATCTCCGAGCAGATCGTGCGCGAGTTCGGCGGACTGCTACGGGTCGAGGCCAGCGCCACGGGGGGCGCCAGGTTTATTATTGAATTACCGCTTGCGGAGCAGGAGACTATAGATGTATGA
- a CDS encoding glycoside hydrolase family 127 protein has product MRASSPFRHRRLILQGAASLGLISGWSAKANAAGAVAPAIGAGATTAPSTAPSTPSSATAVPMSDVRLLPSFYADALQANQSYLLRLNADRFLHNYHLFAGLPVKGKIYGGWESDTIAGEGLGHYLSALSLMHAQSGLPALKPRIDYIVTELARVQKAQGDGYIGGFMRKRKDGKVVDGKEIFPEIMRGEIRSAGFDLNGCWVPLYNWHKVFAGLFDAQTYAGNAQALQVATGLAGYMAKVFDALNDEQLQQVLACEHGGINESFAELYARTNDERWLAVARRLYHHKALAPLAEGRDELANLHSNTQIPKLIGLARLYELKGKQSDADTVKFFWKTVTDHHSYVIGGNGDREYFSGPDTIAAHITEQTCEACCSYNMLKMTRHLYSWSPDAAYFDYYERTHLNHIMAHQNPRTGMFTYMTPLMSGVAREYSSEENDFWCCVLSGIESHSKHGDSVYWENRDTLFVNLYIPSLVKWRHAAATLEMTTRYPFEGDIDIKVKRLAGQRYYTLALRIPAWASGHTLLVNGKPHAATKDKGYLFVRRRWRAGDSVRLALPLELRLESAAGNDKVVALLRGPMVLAADLGAADKPFNGLAPALVGANILASFKEADKVKAVYRTVGSGRPGDMKFTPFFAQYDRRAAVYFNAYNEQEWAASEAAFRKEEARLKDLADRSIDVMHLGEMQPERDHDLQSDISYPVSYRGRMGRDARTGGYFSFRMKCGPGQLVLQASYWGEERNRDFHISIDGERVARVKLDGNHPGEFIDRDYVLPERLTSGKSSIVVRFDPEPGHTAGPVFGARLYVQR; this is encoded by the coding sequence ATGCGCGCCTCGTCACCGTTCCGTCACCGTCGATTGATCCTGCAAGGCGCCGCTAGTCTCGGGCTGATATCCGGATGGAGCGCCAAGGCCAATGCCGCCGGTGCGGTGGCACCGGCCATCGGCGCTGGGGCAACTACTGCGCCTTCCACCGCGCCTTCCACCCCGTCGTCCGCCACGGCGGTGCCCATGTCGGACGTGCGCCTGCTGCCGTCCTTCTACGCCGACGCGCTGCAGGCCAACCAGTCCTACCTGCTGCGACTGAACGCCGACCGCTTCCTTCACAACTACCACCTGTTCGCCGGCCTGCCGGTCAAGGGCAAGATCTATGGCGGCTGGGAGTCGGACACCATCGCCGGCGAGGGCCTGGGCCACTACCTGTCGGCGCTGTCGCTGATGCACGCGCAAAGCGGGCTGCCGGCGCTCAAGCCGCGCATCGACTACATCGTCACCGAACTGGCGCGGGTGCAGAAAGCGCAGGGCGACGGCTACATCGGTGGCTTCATGCGCAAGCGCAAAGACGGCAAGGTGGTCGACGGCAAGGAGATCTTCCCCGAGATCATGCGCGGCGAGATACGCTCGGCCGGATTCGACCTGAATGGCTGCTGGGTGCCGCTGTATAACTGGCACAAGGTGTTCGCCGGCCTGTTCGACGCCCAAACCTACGCCGGCAACGCGCAAGCGCTGCAAGTGGCGACGGGACTGGCCGGTTACATGGCCAAGGTCTTCGACGCCTTGAACGACGAACAGCTGCAGCAGGTGCTGGCGTGCGAGCATGGCGGCATCAACGAGAGCTTCGCCGAACTGTACGCGCGCACCAACGACGAGCGCTGGCTGGCGGTCGCGCGGCGCCTGTACCACCACAAGGCGCTGGCGCCGCTGGCCGAAGGCCGCGACGAACTGGCCAACCTGCACTCGAACACGCAGATTCCCAAGCTGATCGGCCTGGCGCGCCTGTATGAACTCAAGGGCAAACAGAGCGACGCCGACACCGTGAAGTTTTTCTGGAAGACGGTGACGGACCACCACAGCTACGTCATCGGCGGCAACGGCGACCGCGAATATTTTTCCGGCCCGGACACCATCGCCGCCCACATCACCGAACAGACCTGCGAAGCCTGCTGCAGCTACAACATGCTGAAGATGACGCGCCATCTATACAGCTGGTCGCCGGACGCCGCCTATTTCGACTACTACGAGCGCACGCACCTGAACCACATCATGGCGCACCAGAATCCGCGCACGGGCATGTTCACCTATATGACCCCGCTGATGTCGGGCGTGGCGCGCGAGTACTCCAGCGAGGAGAACGATTTCTGGTGCTGTGTGTTGTCCGGTATCGAGAGCCACTCCAAACACGGCGACTCGGTCTATTGGGAGAACCGCGACACGCTGTTCGTCAACCTGTACATTCCGTCGCTGGTGAAGTGGCGGCACGCGGCGGCCACGCTGGAGATGACGACGCGCTATCCGTTCGAGGGCGATATCGACATCAAGGTCAAGCGCCTGGCCGGCCAGCGCTATTACACGCTGGCCCTGCGCATCCCGGCGTGGGCCTCCGGCCATACCCTGCTGGTCAACGGCAAGCCGCATGCCGCCACCAAGGACAAGGGCTACCTGTTCGTGCGGCGCCGCTGGCGCGCCGGCGACAGCGTGCGATTGGCCTTGCCGCTGGAGCTGCGGCTGGAATCGGCCGCCGGCAACGACAAGGTGGTGGCGCTGTTGCGCGGGCCGATGGTGCTGGCCGCCGATTTGGGCGCGGCGGACAAACCGTTCAACGGCCTGGCGCCGGCGCTGGTCGGCGCCAACATCCTGGCCTCGTTCAAGGAGGCCGACAAGGTGAAGGCCGTGTACCGCACCGTCGGCAGCGGACGGCCCGGCGATATGAAGTTCACGCCGTTCTTCGCCCAGTACGACCGTCGCGCGGCGGTGTACTTCAACGCCTACAACGAGCAGGAATGGGCGGCCTCCGAAGCCGCGTTCAGGAAGGAGGAGGCGCGGCTCAAGGACCTGGCCGACCGTTCGATCGACGTCATGCACCTGGGGGAGATGCAGCCGGAGCGCGACCACGACCTGCAATCGGATATCTCGTATCCGGTGTCGTATCGCGGCCGCATGGGGCGCGACGCCCGCACCGGCGGCTACTTCAGCTTCCGCATGAAATGCGGGCCGGGGCAGCTGGTGCTGCAGGCCAGTTATTGGGGCGAGGAGCGCAATCGCGATTTCCACATCAGCATCGATGGCGAGCGGGTGGCGCGCGTCAAGCTCGATGGCAACCATCCGGGCGAGTTTATCGACCGCGATTACGTGCTGCCGGAGCGTCTGACCAGTGGTAAGAGCAGCATCGTGGTCCGCTTCGATCCGGAGCCGGGCCACACGGCGGGACCGGTGTTCGGCGCGCGGCTGTACGTGCAGCGCTGA
- a CDS encoding ATP-binding protein, which yields MFRVPRTPWLSGLLICLTLLIFAVDTFTPLDMAVAVMYVVVVLLSASVWQRRGVLLVTGICMTLTVTSYLLTHTVVFSGAASGRMMVGLLAISITSFLALRGQGATNALLAREDALRRSEAFLAGTQRISKTGSFSFKAGGGEMYWSDEAARIFGYPLDVMPTTERVLERSAPDDRPQVRAALERAPGAEGVVDLRHRLLLPDGQLKYVHVLAEPRYDKQGACEYLGAVTDVTAAVLAEQALHTAHAQLAHATRVTMLGELAASIAHEVNQPLAAISTNGEACLRWMNRPQPDLAEARATVASILEASGRATGVIKRIRALARRSDPQHAVLDLNAVAEESVDLVRRELDTHRVALTLDLAPQLPPVCGDRVQLQQVIINLLMNASQAMAACAPGQAVLMLQTGLTPDGAPLLSVSDSGPGIAADAVPRLFEAFYSTKEDGMGMGLPICRSIIETHGGRIWVGQPAPASPLVGATITFSMPAYEPD from the coding sequence ATGTTTCGGGTACCGCGCACTCCCTGGTTGTCCGGGCTGTTGATATGCCTGACGTTGTTGATCTTCGCGGTGGATACCTTCACGCCGCTGGACATGGCGGTGGCCGTGATGTACGTGGTGGTGGTGCTCTTGTCGGCCAGCGTGTGGCAGCGGCGCGGCGTACTGCTGGTCACCGGCATCTGCATGACGTTGACGGTCACCTCCTACCTGCTGACGCACACGGTGGTGTTTTCCGGCGCCGCCTCCGGCCGCATGATGGTCGGCCTGCTCGCCATCAGCATCACCTCCTTCCTGGCGCTGCGCGGTCAGGGCGCCACCAACGCGCTGCTGGCGCGCGAGGACGCGCTGCGCCGCAGCGAGGCTTTCCTGGCCGGCACTCAGCGCATCAGCAAGACCGGCAGCTTCAGTTTCAAGGCGGGTGGCGGCGAGATGTACTGGTCGGACGAGGCGGCGCGCATTTTCGGCTACCCGCTGGACGTGATGCCGACGACGGAGCGGGTGCTGGAGCGCAGCGCGCCGGACGACCGCCCGCAGGTGCGCGCCGCGCTGGAGCGGGCGCCGGGCGCGGAGGGCGTGGTCGATCTGCGTCACCGCCTGCTGCTGCCGGATGGACAACTGAAATATGTGCACGTGCTGGCCGAGCCGCGTTACGACAAGCAGGGCGCCTGCGAGTACCTGGGGGCGGTGACCGACGTCACGGCGGCGGTGCTGGCCGAACAGGCGCTGCACACCGCCCACGCGCAGCTGGCGCACGCCACCCGCGTAACGATGCTGGGCGAACTGGCGGCCTCCATCGCGCACGAGGTCAATCAGCCGCTGGCGGCGATTTCCACCAACGGCGAGGCCTGTTTGCGCTGGATGAACCGCCCGCAGCCCGACCTGGCCGAGGCGCGCGCCACGGTCGCCAGCATACTGGAGGCGAGCGGCCGCGCCACCGGCGTGATCAAACGGATACGCGCGCTGGCGCGCCGCAGCGATCCGCAGCACGCGGTGCTGGACCTGAACGCCGTCGCCGAGGAGAGCGTGGACCTGGTGCGGCGCGAACTCGATACCCACCGCGTGGCGCTGACACTGGACCTGGCGCCGCAACTGCCGCCGGTGTGCGGCGACAGGGTGCAGCTGCAGCAGGTGATCATCAATCTGCTGATGAACGCCAGCCAGGCCATGGCCGCCTGCGCGCCGGGACAGGCGGTGCTGATGCTGCAAACCGGGCTAACTCCCGACGGCGCGCCGCTACTAAGCGTGAGCGACTCCGGTCCCGGCATCGCGGCCGACGCCGTGCCGCGACTGTTCGAGGCGTTCTACAGCACCAAGGAGGACGGCATGGGCATGGGACTGCCGATTTGCCGCTCCATCATCGAGACCCACGGCGGCCGCATCTGGGTGGGCCAGCCCGCGCCGGCCAGCCCTTTGGTGGGCGCCACCATCACCTTCTCCATGCCAGCGTATGAACCAGACTGA
- a CDS encoding sigma-54 dependent transcriptional regulator: protein MYEAMKVLLVEDDATVRAGSAQALDLAGFQVEAFYAAEQALAKVTPGFAGVVVTDVRLPGMSGLDLMAAVKAIDAQLPVVLVTGHGDITMAVNAMRDGAYDFIAKPYSSEQLSEVVQRALETRRLTLEVAALRHRIEHGVGIEATLLGDSAPMRDLRRLILDLADEPADVLIYGETGTGKEMVARCLHQYSRRHKRNFVALNCGAIPENIFESEVFGHEPGAFTGAGKRQVGKIEHADGGSLFLDEIESLPMSLQVKMLRVLQERYVERLGSNSQVPVDVRVIAAAKDDLKELSDQQKFRSDLYYRLNLIVLNLPPLRERREDIPLLFEHFLLGAAARYKRPAPPVPGPLMQSLMAHDWPGNVRELRNIAERFVLGLSSGGDGLLSARSLAPLPLAEQVGCFERAVIEQELRKAGGSVSEVSVALAVPKQTLYYKMQKYGLTSDVYK, encoded by the coding sequence ATGTATGAAGCGATGAAAGTACTGTTGGTCGAGGACGACGCCACCGTGCGCGCGGGTAGCGCGCAGGCGCTGGACCTGGCCGGGTTCCAGGTCGAGGCCTTTTATGCGGCCGAACAGGCGCTGGCGAAGGTCACCCCGGGCTTCGCCGGCGTGGTCGTCACCGATGTGCGTCTGCCCGGCATGAGCGGGCTCGATCTGATGGCGGCGGTGAAGGCCATCGACGCCCAGTTGCCGGTGGTGCTGGTGACCGGCCATGGCGATATCACGATGGCGGTCAACGCCATGCGCGACGGCGCCTATGACTTCATCGCCAAGCCGTATTCGTCGGAGCAGCTGTCCGAGGTGGTGCAGCGCGCGCTGGAGACGCGCCGCCTGACCCTGGAAGTGGCGGCGCTGCGCCACCGCATCGAGCATGGCGTCGGCATCGAGGCCACCTTGCTGGGCGACTCGGCGCCGATGCGCGACCTGCGCCGCCTGATCCTGGACCTGGCCGACGAACCGGCCGATGTGCTGATCTACGGCGAGACCGGCACCGGCAAGGAGATGGTGGCGCGCTGCCTGCACCAGTACAGCCGCCGCCACAAGCGCAATTTCGTCGCGCTCAATTGCGGCGCGATACCCGAGAATATCTTCGAGAGCGAGGTATTCGGCCACGAACCGGGCGCCTTTACCGGCGCCGGCAAGCGCCAGGTCGGCAAGATCGAACACGCGGACGGCGGTTCGCTGTTCCTCGACGAGATCGAGAGCTTGCCGATGTCGCTGCAGGTGAAGATGCTGCGCGTGCTGCAGGAGCGCTACGTCGAGCGGCTCGGCTCCAATAGCCAGGTGCCGGTGGACGTGCGCGTGATCGCGGCCGCCAAGGACGATTTGAAGGAACTGTCGGACCAGCAGAAATTCCGCAGCGATTTGTACTATCGCCTGAATCTGATCGTGCTCAATCTGCCGCCGCTGCGCGAGCGGCGCGAGGACATTCCGCTGTTGTTCGAGCACTTTCTTCTCGGCGCGGCGGCGCGCTACAAGCGTCCCGCGCCGCCGGTTCCGGGGCCGCTGATGCAGTCGCTGATGGCGCACGACTGGCCGGGCAATGTGCGCGAGCTGCGCAACATTGCCGAGCGCTTTGTGCTGGGATTGTCGAGCGGCGGCGACGGCCTGCTGTCGGCGCGCAGCCTGGCGCCGCTGCCGCTGGCCGAACAGGTGGGCTGCTTCGAACGCGCCGTCATCGAGCAGGAGCTGCGCAAGGCCGGCGGCAGTGTCAGCGAGGTCAGTGTGGCGCTGGCGGTGCCCAAGCAGACGCTGTACTACAAGATGCAGAAGTATGGATTAACGTCCGACGTGTACAAATAA